Sequence from the Amycolatopsis sp. NBC_00345 genome:
GTACACCCGACCGGCGCGCGCCCGAACGGGCGATCGCCGGCGCTCGATCGGGATACTGTTGTGTGGTGCCTCCACTCGTGATCAGGACACACGCGGCGGGAGGGGACTTCGGTCGTCTCCGGGCCGAGTTCGCGCTGCCGGAGTCCTTCGGTCCCGAGGTGCTGGCCGAGGCGGAACAGTCGGTGCTCGACCCGCTCGCGTCGGCCGGCGGCCGCGAGGACGCGACGGACCTGCCGTTCGTCACCATCGACCCGCCCGGCTCCAAGGACCTCGACCAGGCGATGCTCATCGAGCGCACCCGCCACGGCTTCCGGGTGCATTACGCCATCGCGGACCTGGCGGCGTTCGTCCCGCCCGGCGGCGCGCTGGACCGCGAGGCCCGCCGCCGTGGCCAGACGCTGTACCTGCCCGACGGCAACGTCCCGCTCCATCCGCCCGTGCTGTCCGAGGGCGCCGCGAGCCTGCTGCCCGGCGAGATCCGCCCGGCGGTGCTGTGGACGATCGACGTGGACGAAGGCGGCGAGCTGACAGACGCGCGCGTCCGCCGGGCGCTGGTCCGGTCCACCGAGCAGTTCGACTACGAGACCGTGCAGGCCGCGCTCGACGCCCGCCGCTCGCACCCGTCCGTGGCCGCGCTGCCGGAGCTGGGCCGGGTCCGGCGTGAGCTGGCCGTCCGCCGCGGGGCCGTGGAGCTGCAGCTGCCCGAGCAGGAGATCAGCGGCGACGCCGACGGGGGCTGGGCGCTCGCCCGCCGGCCGCGCACCGCCGTCGACGCCTGGAACGCCGAGATCTCGCTGCTCACCGGCATGGCCGCCGCGCAGATCATGCTGGACGCGCGGGTCGGCGTCCTCCGCACGTTGCCGCCGCCGGAGCCGGACGCGGTGGAGTGGCTGCGCCGCTCGGCGCACGCGCTGGGCGTGGCCTGGCCCGAGGGGCTGACCGTCTCGGAGTTCCTGTCCGCTTTGGACCCCGGACGGCCCTCGTCGATGGCGCTGTACGCCGACACGACGCGGCTGTTGCGCGGCGCGGGGTACACGTCGTTCGACGGCGAGCTGCCGGGCCTCGCCACGCACGCGGGCATCGGCGGGGCGTACGCGCACGTCACCGCCCCGATCCGACGGCTGGTCGACCGCTTCGCCACGGAGGTCTGCCTGGCGGTGGTGGCGGGGCGCGAGGTGCCGTCGTGGGCGCGGGAGGCGCTGGAGGAGGTGCCGGCGAAGATGTCCGCTTCGGACGTTCTCGCCGCGCGCGTCGAGCGGGCCTGCATCGACCAGGTGGAGGCGTGGGTGCTGGCGGAGCGCGTCGGCGGCGAGTTCACGGCCGTGGTGCTGCGTGCGGAGGAGACGAAGGCGGAGATCCTCGTCGAGGACCCGCCGGTGATGGCGAAGTGCGCGGGGGAGCGGTTTCCGGAGGGTGAGCGGATCGGCGTGCGGCTGACCGCCGTCGACGTCGACAAGCGGAAGGTGTTGTTCGAACGCGTATGAGGAGCCGTGAGCTGGTCGACGACCTGGGTGAGCTGGTGCCGGTCGAGGGGTCGCCGTCCCGGGTGGTCTCGCTGGTGCCGTCGCTGACGGAGGCGGTGGCGGTGAGCGCGCCGGGGCGGCTGGTGGGCGCCACGGACTACTGCACGCATCCGTCCACATTGGAGGTCACGCGCGTCGGCGGCTCGAAGTACCCGAAGGTGGACCGCGCGCTGGAGCTGGCGCCGGACCTGGTGCTGGCGAACTCGGAGGAGAACCGGCCCGAAGACGTGGAACGCTTGCGCGCCAACGGGATCCCGGTCTGGGTGATGGAGGCCTCCGCCACCGTGCCGGCCGCGCTGGGGTCGCTGCGCCGGATCCTGACGCAGGCCTACGACATCCCCGAGCCGACCTGGCTCGTCGAGGCCGAGGAGCTGTGGCGGGAGGTCGCGCCGCTCCGGCATCGGGCGGTGGTGCCGGTCTGGCGGAAGCCGTGGATCGTGCTGGGCCGCGACACATTCGCCGGTGACGTGCTGCGCCGAGTCGGGGTGGACAACGTCTACGCGGACTCGGCCGAGCGCTACCCACGGCCCCCGATCGACGAGCTGCGAACCCGGGCGGACGACCTCGTGGTCCTGCCGGACGAGCCGTACGAGTTCACCGCGGAGGACGGCCCGGAGTTCTTCCCGGCGGCCCGTCCGCTGTTGGTGTCGGGCCGGTATCTGACCTGGTATGGGCCTTCGCTTGTTGAGGCGCATGCTGTGTTGAGCGAGGCGCTGCGCACCCTGTAGCCGGGCCTGGCATTCGTCGGCTTTGGCGGCCCGCCAAGGGATTTCTGGTCCGGCTTTCGTGCAGTGGTGGCGGAGTTGCCGGGCATGGTGGTCGAGGGAGGTGTAGATGGCGGAGGCCTGTTCGACGGGAAGGTCGCAGAGCAGGGTAGCCATGGTTTCGTCTTGGTGGATGAGGCAGACGCTACGTTCGCGCCGCCGAGCCCGGGACCGTCGCTCGTAGCCTTCAGCATCGACTTTTTGGACGACTCGATTGACGGCAGCCCGGAGCGAAGAGGGGTTTCTCCCAGCCAGCCGGTTCGCGACGATGGCGTCAACCTGGGCGGCCATCTCATCGGAGAGGGCATTGGTCGGCTCGAACACCATCCGCGCTTTGAACCCGTCGATCTCCCCACGCCGAAACGCGGCGAAGGTTTCGGGCAGCCGGGTGGTCGGGGCTCAGGGCTTGCGCCAGCGCGACATCGGCACCGGCCCGCCGTTCAGTCACCGACAGCTCCAACGCGAGCTCGGCGGCCACAGACCGCGATGACCCGCCCACCGCAGCGAACGCGGCGATATCGGCGACTTGCTCAGCCTCCATTTGCGCTATCCGAATAGCCCGATCATGAATCCGAGTCAACACCTCGGACGAAGAATCCCCAGAACAACTCACCCTTTAATTCTACCTAAACAGCCAACGGAAAACGTCACCAAATAGGGTGAACGGAAAAACTGCATACGAAACATGACCACGAAACGCCACCACCCTGAATGCCCACACCTCCCCGCCCCCGATCCCCGCCGCCCACACGCTCACTGGGATTTGTCAAGGCATCCCTCCAGCCTTGACAAATCCCAGTGAGCGTCAGTGACACTAAAACATCGGGGCATACCCCAAAAAAACCTACAACGTAACCCCAGTCAAAACAGTAACCCGCTCCTCAGTCAGATCAGCCATAGCGGCCCCCGGCCCCTCACGCCCAACACCAGAATCCTTAACCCCGCCATAAGGCATCTGATCAGCCCGAAAGCTAGGCACGTCACCCACCAAAACCCCACCAACCTTCAACCGAGCAGACACGTCAAAAGCCGTAGGAAGATCCCGAGTAAACACACCAGCCTGCAACCCAAACCGCGAAGCATTGATCCGCGCAACCCCCTCGCCCACAGAGGACACCCGAACCAAAGAAATCACCGGCCCGAAAACCTCCTCAGCCATCACCAACGCATCCTCAGGCACATCCGCCAACACGGTCGGCTCCACAGCGGCCCCAGAACGCCCACCCCCAGCCAGCAGAGTCCCACCAGCAGCCACCGCCTCCGAAACCCACGATGAAACCCGCACAGCAGCCGCCTCATTGATCAACGGCCCAACGTCCACCCCCTCCTCCCGCGGATCACCCGTCCGCAGCCCCGCGACCTGCGCCAGCACCTTCTCCCGCAACGCATCGTAAACGTCGGTGTGCACATAAACCCGCTGCACCGAGATACAAGACTGCCCAGCCTGATACATACCAAACGTAGCAATCCGCTCAGCCGCGAAGTCCAGGTCCGTCCAATCCGGACACACCAGAACGGCACCGTTCCCACCCAGCTCCAACGCCACATGCTTACGCGGCACGCTCTCGCGGATACTCCAGCCGACCGGCACCGACCCGGTAAACGAAACCACCGGCAGCCGAGGATCCTTAACCAGTTCGGCGGTCTCCTCATTGCCAATGGGCAGAATCGACCAACTCCCAGCAGGCAACCCCGTCTCGGCCAGGATCTCGCCAAGCAACAACGCAGTCAACGGCGTCGCAGGCGCGGGCTTGAGCACGATCGGCGCCCCAACCGCAATCGCCGGCGCTACTTTGTGCGCCACCAAGTTCAACGGGAAGTTGAACGGTGTAATCCCCAGCACCGGCCCGCGCGGCACCCGCCGGACCAGCGCGAGCCGTCCCGTTCCACCCGGGTCGGTGTCGAGGCGCTGCAACTCACCAGAGAACCGCCGGGCCTCCTCGGCCGCCCACCGGAACGTGGACACCGCCCGCCCGACCTCACCACGCGCCCACTTCAACGGCTTACCCGACTCCGCCGTAATCAACTGCGCGATCTCTTCGGACCGCGAGTCCAAGCCCCGGGACACCTGGTCCAGCGCGCCCGCCCGGACGTGCGCGGGCAGCGTCGCGAACTCGTCGGCGACGTCGGCCGCCGCCTGCACGGCCGTCTCGATGTCCGAAGTGGACGGTACGTGGTGCGAACCGGCCTCGCCGCCGTCGTAGGGATGGCGGACGACGGCGGTGGTGCTGCTGGTCACCGGCTTGCCGGCGACCCAGTAGGGGACGGTCACTTGCGGGCCTCCGTGCGGATCGCGTACTCGAGGACGGACAGGCCCTCGTCGAGCAGTTCGTCGGACAGGGAAAGGGGCGGCAGTAGCCGGACGACGTTGCCGTAGGTGCCGCAGGTCAGGACCACCACGCCGAGCGCGTGGCAGGCCGCGGCGACGCGTTTGGTCAGATCCGCGTCCGGCTCCACCCCACCCGGCTTCACGAACTCCGCCGCCAGCATCGCGCCGCGCCCGCGCACTTCGCCGATCACGCCCGTCTCCGCGGCCAGCGCGCGAAGCCGGGGCACGACCTGCTCCTGGATCCGGCGCGCGGACGCCGCCAGGTCCGCCCCGCGCATGGTCTCGATCGAGCCGAGCGCCGCGGCGCAGGCGATCGGGTTGCCGCCGTAGGTGCCGCCGAGCCCGCCCGGGCCGACGGCGTCGAGCAGCTCCGCGCGCCCGGTCACGGCGGCGAGCGGCAGGCCGCCCGCGATGCCCTTGGCCGTCGCGATCAGGTCGGGGACCACGTTCTCGTCGGTGGAGGCGAACCAGTCGCCGGTGCGGCAGAAGCCGGTCTGCACCTCGTCGGCGACGAAGACCACGCCGTTCGCGGAGCACCACGCCGACAGGGCGGGCAGGAAACCGGGTGCGGGCTCGATGAACCCGCCCTCGCCTTGGATCGGCTCGATCACCACGGCGGCCACCTGGTCGCCGCCGATCTGCTTCTCGATCCGGTCGATCGCGAGGCGCGCGGCCTCGGGGCCGTCCAGCCCGTCGCGGAACGGGTACGAGCCGGGCACGCGGTAGACCTCGGGCGCGAACGGGCCGAAGCCGTGCTTGTAGGGCACCGACTTCGCGGTCAGCGCCATCGTCAGGTTGGTCCGGCCGTGGTAGGCGTGGTCGAACACGACCACGGCCTGGCGCCCGGTCGCGGCGCGGGCGATCTTCACCGCGTTCTCCACGGCCTCGGCGCCGGAGTTGAACAGCACCGACTTCTTCGCGTGGTCGCCAGGGGTCAGCTCTGCCAGCGCTTCGCAGACCTCCACGTAACCCTCGTACGGCGTGACCATGAAACAGGTGTGCGTGAACAGCCCGGCCTGCTCGCGGACGTGGTCGACGACCGCGGGCGCGGAGTGGCCGACGTTCGTCACGGCGATGCCGGAGCCGAAGTCGATGAGCACGTTGCCGTCGGCGTCGGTCAGCAGCCCGCCGCTCGCGGACGTGATGTACGCGGGCAGCGTGGACGCGACGCCGGCCGCGACGACGTTCGCCCGGCGTTCCTGCAGCGCGCGCGACGCGGGGCCGGGGATCTCGGTGCGCAGCCTGCGCTGCTGGGGGGCCGGGGCCTGGGGCTCGGCGGCAGTCGTGGTCACGGGCGCTCCTGGAAGGACTCGTGAGTGTTTATGACGGTTCTAACCGGCATAAACACTCACGACGGGCTGGGTCGTTCACCAGGGTGCAGCCGGGAGGGGGCGGAGTCAGGTGGCCGAGTTGGCCAATTTCGCCGGTAGAGTTGGCCGTTATGGCACTGACCTTGCGCGCGCTGGCCGACGAGCGGCCGCTAGGCCTGCGGGTGGTCGCCGGGGCCGCGGCGCTGGAGCGGCCGATCGGCTGGGTGCACCCCACCGAGCTGACCGACCCGCAGGCGTTCCTCGAAGGCGGCGAGCTGCTGCTGACCACCGGCCTCGCGCTGGACGAAGCGACCTCGGCGGCGTACGTCCGACGCCTTGTCGAAGCAGGTGTCGCGGGCCTCGGCTTCGGCGTCGGGCTGAGCCACGCGCGCGTGCCCGAAGCGCTGGTGACCACGGCGGACGAGGTTGGCCTGCCCGTGCTCGAAGTGCCGCGGAAGACGCCGTTCATCGCGATCACCCGGGCCGTCTCGCGCGCGGTGGCCGCCGACGAGTACGCCGCCACCGTCCGAGTCGGCCGGGCTCAGCAGGAACTGACCCGGACGGCGGTCGGCAAGGGCGGCGCCGGGGGCGTGGTCCGCCGGCTGGCGCGGCTCGTCGACGCCTGGGTGGTGCTGTTCGACTCCGCCGGCCGGGTGACCGAGGCCGCGCCCGCCGCCGCCCGCGCGCACGGCGAACGCCTTGACGTCGCCGGGCTTCGCGCGGGCACCCGTGTGGTGCCGCTCGGCGACGACGAGGTCGTGCTCCAGACCCTGCACACGCGCGGTGCGCTGGCGGTCGGGCGAAAGGAGCCGCTCGACGCGCCGGGGCGGCACATCGTCAACACCGCCGTCTCGCTGCTTTCCCTTGCCCTGGAACAGGATCGCGCCCAGCACGCCGCGCTGTCCCGGCTGCGCACCGGCCTGCTGGAGCTGCTGGTGGCAGGGCAGGAGGACCTCGCGCTGGACGTCCTGCGCACCGTGCAGGAGGTGCCGCCACGGCCGTGGACGGTGCTCGCCCTGTCCGGCGCGAAAGGCCAACGCAACGTGCTGTACGACCGGCTCGAAACCGTTGCGGGGCAAGTGTTCTTCGCCCACCGCGACGCGCTGCTGGTCGCGGTGACCGACGACGTGGACCGAGTGGTGACCGCGGCCCAGGGCGTCGGCGAGTTCCACGTGGGCGTCGCCGAGGCGGACGGTTTCGCCACTGCCCTGCACCAGGCGGGCGAGGCGGCCGCCGCCGCGCGCACCACCGGCGTCCCGCTCGTCCGCTACGCCGACCATGCCGGCCGTG
This genomic interval carries:
- a CDS encoding RNB domain-containing ribonuclease — its product is MIRTHAAGGDFGRLRAEFALPESFGPEVLAEAEQSVLDPLASAGGREDATDLPFVTIDPPGSKDLDQAMLIERTRHGFRVHYAIADLAAFVPPGGALDREARRRGQTLYLPDGNVPLHPPVLSEGAASLLPGEIRPAVLWTIDVDEGGELTDARVRRALVRSTEQFDYETVQAALDARRSHPSVAALPELGRVRRELAVRRGAVELQLPEQEISGDADGGWALARRPRTAVDAWNAEISLLTGMAAAQIMLDARVGVLRTLPPPEPDAVEWLRRSAHALGVAWPEGLTVSEFLSALDPGRPSSMALYADTTRLLRGAGYTSFDGELPGLATHAGIGGAYAHVTAPIRRLVDRFATEVCLAVVAGREVPSWAREALEEVPAKMSASDVLAARVERACIDQVEAWVLAERVGGEFTAVVLRAEETKAEILVEDPPVMAKCAGERFPEGERIGVRLTAVDVDKRKVLFERV
- a CDS encoding helical backbone metal receptor, which produces MRSRELVDDLGELVPVEGSPSRVVSLVPSLTEAVAVSAPGRLVGATDYCTHPSTLEVTRVGGSKYPKVDRALELAPDLVLANSEENRPEDVERLRANGIPVWVMEASATVPAALGSLRRILTQAYDIPEPTWLVEAEELWREVAPLRHRAVVPVWRKPWIVLGRDTFAGDVLRRVGVDNVYADSAERYPRPPIDELRTRADDLVVLPDEPYEFTAEDGPEFFPAARPLLVSGRYLTWYGPSLVEAHAVLSEALRTL
- a CDS encoding aldehyde dehydrogenase family protein; protein product: MTVPYWVAGKPVTSSTTAVVRHPYDGGEAGSHHVPSTSDIETAVQAAADVADEFATLPAHVRAGALDQVSRGLDSRSEEIAQLITAESGKPLKWARGEVGRAVSTFRWAAEEARRFSGELQRLDTDPGGTGRLALVRRVPRGPVLGITPFNFPLNLVAHKVAPAIAVGAPIVLKPAPATPLTALLLGEILAETGLPAGSWSILPIGNEETAELVKDPRLPVVSFTGSVPVGWSIRESVPRKHVALELGGNGAVLVCPDWTDLDFAAERIATFGMYQAGQSCISVQRVYVHTDVYDALREKVLAQVAGLRTGDPREEGVDVGPLINEAAAVRVSSWVSEAVAAGGTLLAGGGRSGAAVEPTVLADVPEDALVMAEEVFGPVISLVRVSSVGEGVARINASRFGLQAGVFTRDLPTAFDVSARLKVGGVLVGDVPSFRADQMPYGGVKDSGVGREGPGAAMADLTEERVTVLTGVTL
- the gabT gene encoding 4-aminobutyrate--2-oxoglutarate transaminase, with protein sequence MTTTAAEPQAPAPQQRRLRTEIPGPASRALQERRANVVAAGVASTLPAYITSASGGLLTDADGNVLIDFGSGIAVTNVGHSAPAVVDHVREQAGLFTHTCFMVTPYEGYVEVCEALAELTPGDHAKKSVLFNSGAEAVENAVKIARAATGRQAVVVFDHAYHGRTNLTMALTAKSVPYKHGFGPFAPEVYRVPGSYPFRDGLDGPEAARLAIDRIEKQIGGDQVAAVVIEPIQGEGGFIEPAPGFLPALSAWCSANGVVFVADEVQTGFCRTGDWFASTDENVVPDLIATAKGIAGGLPLAAVTGRAELLDAVGPGGLGGTYGGNPIACAAALGSIETMRGADLAASARRIQEQVVPRLRALAAETGVIGEVRGRGAMLAAEFVKPGGVEPDADLTKRVAAACHALGVVVLTCGTYGNVVRLLPPLSLSDELLDEGLSVLEYAIRTEARK
- a CDS encoding PucR family transcriptional regulator, coding for MALTLRALADERPLGLRVVAGAAALERPIGWVHPTELTDPQAFLEGGELLLTTGLALDEATSAAYVRRLVEAGVAGLGFGVGLSHARVPEALVTTADEVGLPVLEVPRKTPFIAITRAVSRAVAADEYAATVRVGRAQQELTRTAVGKGGAGGVVRRLARLVDAWVVLFDSAGRVTEAAPAAARAHGERLDVAGLRAGTRVVPLGDDEVVLQTLHTRGALAVGRKEPLDAPGRHIVNTAVSLLSLALEQDRAQHAALSRLRTGLLELLVAGQEDLALDVLRTVQEVPPRPWTVLALSGAKGQRNVLYDRLETVAGQVFFAHRDALLVAVTDDVDRVVTAAQGVGEFHVGVAEADGFATALHQAGEAAAAARTTGVPLVRYADHAGRGLLGLLEPEAAQAFSAQLLAPLRAFDATGRGDLETSLRGWLEHHGHWDLAATKLGVHRHTLRNRVTKAGELLGRDLDSPGVRAELWLALQVRS